In Dryobates pubescens isolate bDryPub1 chromosome 28, bDryPub1.pri, whole genome shotgun sequence, a single window of DNA contains:
- the KLHL32 gene encoding kelch-like protein 32 isoform X5, producing the protein MQGGVTNTAQYQNRLMVYDPKQNKWLSRSPMLQRRVYHSMAAVQRKLYVLGGNDLDYNNDRVLVRHIDAYSIDTDQWTRCSFSMLTGQNESGVAVHNSRIYLVGGYSIWTNEPLACIQVLDVSKEGKEEVFYGPTLPFASNGIAACFLPAPHFSCPDLQTLQVPHHRLGAL; encoded by the exons ATGCAAG GAGGAGTCACAAATACTGCACAGTATCAAAACAGGCTCATGGTCTATGATCCTAAGCAG aaCAAGTGGCTAAGCCGCAGCCCCATGCTGCAGAGGAGAGTTTACCACTCCATGGCTGCTGTCCAGAGGAAGCTCTACGTGCTGGGTGGGAACGACCTGGACTACAACAATGACCGGGTCCTGGTCCGGCACATCGATGCCTACAGCATCGACACTGATCAGTGGACACGCTGCAGCTTCAGCATGCTGACAG GTCAGAACGAGTCTGGCGTTGCTGTCCACAACAGCAGGATATATTTAGTTGGGGGCTATTCCATTTGGACCAATGAGCCTCTGGCCTGCATCCAG gtgctggacgttagcaaggaagggaaggaagaggtcTTCTATGGGCCCACTCTCCCCTTTGCCTCCAACGGCATCGCTGCCTgcttcctcccagcccctcacttCAGCTGCCCTGACCTGCAGACCCTGCAAGTGCCTCACCACCGGCTCGGGGCTCTGTGA